One region of Candidatus Rokuibacteriota bacterium genomic DNA includes:
- the lpxI gene encoding UDP-2,3-diacylglucosamine diphosphatase LpxI (LpxI, functionally equivalent to LpxH, replaces it in LPS biosynthesis in a minority of bacteria.), translating to MERCLGVMAGAGVLPGCAAAEARRQGWRIVAFAFDDAPGLAEFADRVVSCRLTDIRSVLAEVAAQRIEAALFVGKFWKQSALSQVRGADDAGRRLADRGLSDAALAEMVVATLGAMGVQVLDQRLFLGPLLFTADVLAGRIPSGEQWEEVRAGWRLARSLAAQGIGQTLVRSRGVTVAVEAAEGTDETIRRGTALAGPGAVVVKAVAPDHDYRFDIPTIGPATLEVMAAGGAAVLAVARGKVLLVERETAIRLAERASIALVGIDEGQDDLA from the coding sequence GTGGAGCGCTGCCTCGGCGTGATGGCCGGGGCCGGGGTGCTCCCCGGCTGCGCGGCCGCCGAAGCCCGCCGGCAGGGATGGCGCATCGTGGCCTTCGCCTTCGATGATGCCCCCGGTCTCGCCGAGTTCGCCGACCGGGTTGTGTCCTGCCGCCTCACGGATATCCGGTCGGTCCTCGCCGAGGTCGCGGCGCAGCGGATCGAGGCCGCGCTGTTCGTGGGGAAGTTCTGGAAGCAGTCCGCTCTCTCGCAAGTCCGTGGGGCTGATGATGCGGGCCGGCGCCTGGCAGACCGCGGGCTCTCCGACGCGGCCCTGGCCGAGATGGTCGTCGCCACGCTGGGGGCCATGGGGGTGCAGGTCCTCGATCAACGCCTCTTCCTGGGGCCGCTGCTGTTCACGGCCGACGTGCTCGCCGGCCGCATCCCCTCCGGGGAGCAGTGGGAGGAGGTCCGCGCCGGGTGGCGGCTCGCCCGGAGCCTCGCTGCGCAGGGGATCGGCCAAACCCTGGTCCGCTCCCGCGGGGTGACCGTGGCCGTGGAGGCTGCCGAAGGCACCGACGAGACCATCAGACGGGGAACCGCGCTGGCAGGACCCGGCGCCGTCGTGGTCAAGGCGGTGGCCCCGGACCACGATTACCGCTTCGACATCCCGACCATCGGACCTGCGACGCTGGAGGTCATGGCGGCGGGCGGCGCCGCCGTGCTGGCCGTGGCGCGGGGGAAGGTGCTCCTCGTTGAGCGGGAGACGGCGATCCGGCTCGCGGAGAGGGCGAGCATCGCCCTCGTCGGCATCGATGAGGGGCAGGATGACCTGGCCTGA
- a CDS encoding Gfo/Idh/MocA family oxidoreductase: protein MRPVVEPKIRAGVVGAGHMGQYHILAFMELWEAELAGIVDVDRERARQLAASYGTRAFQDHRELRGLVDVATVAVPTHRHFEVTRDLLEAGIHVLVEKPMTTTLEEAKELFRVARHHGSVLHVGHVERFNGAVQELRKIVERPILIESRRLGPFAPRVQNDSVVMDLMIHDIDIVLGLVDGEPRKVTAVGSSVVSGLADVANVQVVFDSGTMATITASRATEEKIRTLAITQPDAYITLDYLDQDIQIHRRAAQEYSVNREAIRYRQASFVEHLFVHKDNPLKLELRHLISTARAAQATGRAELAEAEDLRSLAVALEVERMIREGRGETAWPEDLPWSAASA, encoded by the coding sequence GTGAGGCCGGTCGTCGAGCCGAAGATCCGCGCGGGCGTGGTGGGCGCCGGGCACATGGGGCAGTACCACATCCTGGCCTTCATGGAGCTGTGGGAGGCCGAGCTGGCGGGAATTGTGGACGTCGACAGGGAGCGCGCCCGGCAGCTGGCCGCCAGCTACGGCACGCGCGCCTTCCAGGACCACCGCGAGCTGCGGGGCCTCGTGGACGTGGCGACCGTGGCCGTTCCCACACATCGCCACTTCGAGGTCACCCGCGATCTCCTAGAGGCGGGGATCCACGTCCTCGTCGAGAAGCCCATGACCACCACGCTCGAGGAGGCCAAGGAGCTCTTCCGGGTCGCGCGGCACCACGGGAGCGTGCTCCACGTTGGGCACGTGGAGCGCTTCAACGGCGCCGTGCAGGAGCTCCGCAAGATCGTCGAGCGGCCGATCCTGATCGAGTCACGGCGTCTGGGCCCCTTCGCCCCGCGCGTGCAGAACGACTCGGTGGTCATGGACCTCATGATCCACGACATCGACATCGTCCTGGGGCTGGTGGACGGCGAGCCCCGCAAGGTGACGGCGGTGGGCTCGTCGGTGGTCTCCGGGCTGGCGGATGTGGCCAACGTGCAAGTGGTCTTCGACTCGGGCACCATGGCCACCATCACGGCCAGCCGCGCCACGGAGGAGAAGATCCGGACCCTCGCCATCACGCAGCCTGACGCCTACATCACGCTCGACTACCTGGACCAGGACATCCAGATCCACCGGCGGGCGGCGCAGGAGTACAGCGTGAACCGCGAGGCGATCCGCTATCGGCAGGCGTCGTTCGTCGAGCATCTCTTCGTCCACAAGGACAACCCCTTGAAGCTGGAGCTGCGCCACCTCATCTCGACGGCCCGAGCCGCCCAGGCCACGGGGCGCGCGGAGCTGGCCGAGGCGGAGGACCTGCGCTCCCTGGCCGTGGCGCTGGAGGTCGAGCGGATGATCCGCGAGGGTCGGGGAGAAACCGCCTGGCCGGAGGATCTTCCGTGGAGCGCTGCCTCGGCGTGA
- the lpxA gene encoding acyl-ACP--UDP-N-acetylglucosamine O-acyltransferase, which yields MIHPAAHVDPRACLGSGVRVGPGTVIGPEVEVGDDTEIGAHAVLEGRVRIGARCRVGHGAILGAAPQDLKYRPGLPVGVSVGDGTVIREYVTIHHATREGHDTRIGSHCLLMASCHVAHDCVIGDHVIIINAAGLTGHVTVEDRATVGGLSGVHPFTRLGTFAYVGGCSKVTQDVPPFIVADGVPAVARTVNVVGMRRGGLDAGARRQAQEAFRILYRSGLATAAAAARLKAEMGDRPVVARMLEFIEGSRRGIVAGPARSAAAGGGGDEEATA from the coding sequence GTGATCCACCCGGCGGCTCACGTGGACCCCCGGGCCTGCCTGGGGTCCGGCGTGCGCGTGGGGCCTGGAACGGTGATCGGGCCAGAGGTCGAGGTAGGGGACGACACGGAGATCGGCGCGCATGCGGTGCTGGAGGGCCGCGTGCGCATCGGCGCCCGCTGCCGCGTCGGCCACGGCGCCATCCTGGGGGCTGCGCCCCAGGACCTCAAGTACCGGCCGGGCCTCCCGGTGGGAGTCTCGGTGGGCGACGGCACGGTGATCCGGGAGTACGTCACGATCCACCACGCGACCCGGGAGGGGCACGACACGCGCATCGGGTCGCACTGTCTCCTCATGGCGAGCTGTCACGTGGCCCACGACTGTGTCATCGGTGACCACGTCATCATCATCAACGCCGCGGGGCTCACGGGCCACGTCACGGTGGAGGACCGGGCCACCGTCGGGGGGCTCTCCGGGGTCCACCCCTTCACCCGGCTGGGGACGTTCGCCTATGTCGGTGGCTGCTCCAAGGTGACGCAGGATGTGCCGCCTTTCATCGTGGCCGACGGCGTTCCCGCCGTCGCGCGCACCGTCAACGTGGTGGGCATGCGCCGCGGCGGGCTGGACGCCGGCGCACGCCGCCAGGCGCAGGAGGCCTTCCGGATCCTGTACCGCTCGGGGCTCGCGACGGCTGCGGCGGCGGCCCGTCTCAAGGCGGAGATGGGTGACCGGCCGGTGGTGGCCAGGATGCTGGAGTTCATCGAGGGCTCCCGGCGCGGCATCGTGGCGGGTCCGGCCCGGAGCGCGGCGGCGGGCGGCGGCGGGGACGAGGAGGCAACGGCGTGA
- the lpxD gene encoding UDP-3-O-(3-hydroxymyristoyl)glucosamine N-acyltransferase, protein MAQGGPFTLGQLAEALGATLEGNPALAVRGVAPLESAGPDEVSFLVGPRYQRLAAASRAAAVVAPAEAAGLPGAVLRVASAQAALITLLRLFHPEPPHVPGIHRLALVAEGAQVDPSAAVGPFAVVETGARVGRRTRIGALAFLGAGARVGDDVVLYPRVVIRDGVQVGDRVIIHPGAVIGADGFGYAFDGTGHQKIPQVGGVRIEDDVEIGANSTVDRGTLGDTVIGRGSKVDNLVQVGHNCDVGEDVILVAQVGISGSCRIGRRAVLAGQVGIADHVTVGDGAILTGQSGVPSDIPAGEVWSGTPSRPSAETRRIWAAERMLPDLVRRLRGVEKRLAELERGHA, encoded by the coding sequence ATGGCTCAGGGCGGCCCCTTCACGCTCGGTCAGCTCGCCGAGGCGCTCGGCGCCACCCTGGAGGGCAATCCGGCGCTTGCAGTTCGGGGCGTGGCCCCGCTGGAGAGCGCCGGCCCCGATGAGGTGTCGTTCCTCGTGGGTCCACGCTACCAGCGGCTGGCCGCGGCGAGCCGGGCGGCCGCGGTGGTGGCCCCCGCAGAGGCGGCGGGTCTTCCCGGGGCGGTGCTCCGAGTGGCCTCCGCCCAGGCTGCGCTGATCACCCTCCTGCGCCTCTTCCACCCCGAGCCCCCGCATGTCCCGGGCATCCATCGGCTGGCGCTGGTGGCAGAGGGGGCGCAGGTCGATCCGAGCGCGGCCGTGGGCCCCTTCGCGGTGGTCGAGACCGGGGCCCGGGTGGGCCGCCGGACCCGGATCGGGGCACTCGCCTTCCTGGGAGCCGGCGCGCGCGTGGGCGACGACGTGGTCCTCTACCCGCGAGTGGTGATCCGTGACGGGGTCCAGGTGGGCGACCGCGTGATCATCCACCCCGGCGCCGTGATCGGGGCCGATGGATTCGGCTATGCCTTCGACGGTACCGGCCACCAGAAGATTCCTCAGGTGGGCGGCGTGCGCATCGAGGACGACGTGGAGATCGGCGCCAACTCCACCGTCGACCGCGGGACCCTGGGCGACACGGTGATCGGGCGCGGGAGCAAGGTTGACAATCTGGTCCAGGTCGGCCACAACTGCGATGTCGGGGAAGACGTGATCCTGGTAGCCCAGGTGGGGATCTCGGGCTCCTGCCGCATCGGCCGCCGCGCCGTTCTCGCGGGCCAGGTCGGGATCGCCGACCACGTCACGGTCGGAGACGGCGCAATCCTGACCGGCCAGTCCGGCGTGCCGAGCGACATCCCTGCGGGCGAGGTGTGGAGCGGGACGCCAAGTCGTCCCAGCGCCGAGACCAGGCGCATCTGGGCCGCCGAGCGCATGCTGCCCGACCTCGTGCGCCGGCTCCGCGGTGTTGAGAAGCGGCTGGCGGAGCTGGAGCGGGGGCACGCGTGA
- a CDS encoding OmpH family outer membrane protein has product MRTVLKGFLPLWVLTGGWLAGAWWGATPGLAQSAPAARVAFVDVQRVLARSSAGVAAREQLEREKAAMQKQVDAHRGELEKLRDGLEKKGQLLSGEVRKEKQDTLERKVRDVRRLVDDLQKELQKKDQDLSARVLREITAAVHRFGKEKGYAMIVDARGAAVIYGAPEADLTEEIIRVFDEESRKVRK; this is encoded by the coding sequence ATGCGCACGGTCTTGAAGGGTTTCCTGCCGCTCTGGGTGCTGACGGGGGGCTGGCTTGCTGGCGCGTGGTGGGGCGCGACTCCCGGGCTCGCGCAGTCCGCGCCGGCCGCGCGCGTGGCCTTCGTGGACGTGCAGCGCGTGCTCGCCCGGTCGTCAGCCGGCGTGGCCGCGCGGGAGCAGCTGGAGCGGGAGAAGGCGGCGATGCAGAAGCAGGTGGACGCCCACCGCGGAGAGCTCGAGAAGCTCCGCGACGGGCTGGAGAAGAAGGGGCAGCTCCTCTCCGGGGAGGTCCGCAAGGAGAAGCAGGACACGCTCGAGCGCAAGGTCCGGGACGTGCGCCGGCTCGTGGACGATCTCCAGAAGGAGCTACAGAAGAAGGATCAGGACCTCTCGGCGAGGGTGCTCAGGGAGATCACGGCGGCAGTGCACCGGTTCGGCAAAGAGAAGGGGTACGCCATGATCGTCGACGCGCGGGGCGCGGCGGTGATCTACGGCGCCCCCGAGGCGGACCTCACCGAGGAGATCATCCGCGTCTTCGACGAAGAGTCGAGGAAGGTCAGGAAGTAG
- the bamA gene encoding outer membrane protein assembly factor BamA: MTALERVILSIFFVSALLGPSPAAAQQAPPRAPRPIVVKELAVQGNRRVQEAVVLGRVTTRVGGEFQPARLAEDIRAVFALGFFDDVQMRVEDFEGGVKVTFVVVERPFVRDIQFVGNKKVDTTALQEKIDLKLGSVYNPVEVNRATERLKEHYEEEGYFEVSIGPDAEKLPDGDVTVVFRIAEGRKITIDEIVIEGAHGLKPKQIKAVMATQERQFWILRGTVQRQKLDDDADRIVALYNDHGYTQARVESSATELDRARARVTVRIVVVEGPQFRVGGVDVTGNNVLPTEEIRRRIKLQTNEVFSRSKLRESVKGIQDLYGVIGRASADVNPTATQDAATRRVNIAFEIAEGPEVFVERINISGNVRSEEKILRREIPMQEGDLFTTKALERARQKLNNLGYFDQVKTTTAPGATKDKIVVNIEVTEKPTGLFSIGGGYSSQDSFIGTVDLSQRNFLGRGWEVFLRLRAGASTQQGTIGFTEPWLFDRPLAAGFDLFNNRRVYPEYTINSLGGDIRLGHPLGDYSRWGFVYRVTEDEISDIAGNASTNLLSEEGKRLTSLVGGSLSRDTRDSVFEPTRGGASSIGLDFAGVGFGDSKFVRAAASTAYFRSLWLDHVLSGRLQGGYAFGWSDEPVPLFERFYLGGPNSIRSRKSRAISPEDSSGTRIGGNSQLLGNVEYLVPLPFNVRAALFYDVGNVWGPDIAAGDKFDALDLRHAAGLGLRWASPFGPLRVDYGVNLDRRTGEKFGQFHFSVGSPF; the protein is encoded by the coding sequence ATGACCGCCCTGGAGAGAGTGATTCTCTCCATTTTTTTTGTCTCCGCGCTCCTGGGCCCGAGTCCGGCCGCGGCCCAGCAGGCGCCGCCCCGCGCCCCGCGGCCCATCGTCGTGAAGGAGCTCGCGGTGCAGGGAAACCGCCGCGTCCAGGAGGCCGTCGTCCTGGGGCGCGTGACGACGCGAGTGGGGGGGGAGTTCCAGCCGGCCAGGCTCGCCGAGGACATCCGGGCGGTCTTCGCGCTGGGCTTCTTCGACGACGTGCAGATGCGAGTCGAGGATTTCGAGGGCGGCGTGAAGGTGACTTTCGTCGTGGTCGAGCGCCCCTTCGTGCGCGACATCCAGTTCGTGGGCAACAAGAAGGTGGACACCACCGCGCTGCAGGAGAAGATCGACCTGAAGCTCGGCAGCGTCTACAACCCGGTGGAGGTCAACCGGGCGACCGAGCGGCTGAAGGAGCACTACGAGGAGGAGGGGTACTTCGAGGTCAGCATCGGTCCCGATGCCGAGAAGCTCCCCGACGGCGACGTGACGGTGGTCTTCCGGATCGCCGAGGGCCGCAAGATCACCATCGACGAGATCGTGATCGAGGGGGCCCACGGGCTCAAGCCGAAACAGATCAAGGCCGTCATGGCGACCCAGGAGCGGCAGTTCTGGATCCTCCGCGGCACCGTCCAGCGCCAGAAGCTCGACGACGACGCCGACCGCATCGTCGCCCTCTACAACGACCACGGCTACACCCAGGCGCGCGTCGAGTCGTCGGCGACCGAGCTGGACAGGGCCAGGGCCCGGGTGACCGTGCGCATCGTGGTGGTGGAGGGACCGCAGTTCAGGGTCGGCGGCGTGGACGTGACCGGGAACAACGTCCTGCCGACCGAGGAGATCCGGCGGCGCATCAAGCTCCAGACCAACGAGGTCTTCTCCCGGTCGAAGCTCCGCGAGAGCGTCAAGGGCATCCAGGACCTGTACGGCGTCATCGGCCGCGCGTCGGCCGACGTGAATCCCACGGCGACCCAGGACGCGGCGACACGGCGGGTGAACATCGCCTTCGAGATCGCCGAGGGGCCCGAGGTGTTCGTGGAGCGGATCAACATCTCGGGCAACGTCCGCAGCGAGGAGAAGATCCTTCGGCGCGAGATCCCGATGCAGGAGGGGGATCTCTTCACGACGAAGGCCCTGGAGCGGGCCCGGCAAAAGCTGAACAACCTCGGGTACTTCGACCAGGTCAAGACGACCACGGCGCCGGGCGCGACAAAGGACAAGATCGTCGTCAACATCGAGGTCACGGAGAAGCCCACGGGGCTCTTCTCCATCGGTGGCGGCTACAGCTCCCAGGACAGCTTCATCGGCACCGTGGATCTGTCGCAGCGCAACTTCCTCGGACGTGGCTGGGAGGTGTTCCTGCGATTGCGCGCCGGCGCCAGCACCCAGCAGGGCACGATCGGCTTCACCGAGCCGTGGCTCTTCGACAGGCCGCTGGCCGCCGGCTTCGACCTGTTCAACAACCGCCGCGTCTACCCCGAGTACACGATCAACTCGCTCGGGGGCGACATCCGGCTCGGCCATCCGCTGGGCGACTACTCGCGGTGGGGCTTCGTCTACCGCGTCACCGAGGATGAGATCTCCGACATCGCGGGCAATGCCAGCACGAACCTGCTCAGCGAGGAAGGCAAGCGCCTCACCTCGCTCGTCGGCGGGAGCCTTTCCCGGGACACGCGCGACAGCGTGTTCGAGCCCACGCGAGGCGGCGCCTCGAGCATCGGGCTGGACTTCGCAGGAGTCGGCTTCGGCGACAGCAAGTTCGTGCGGGCCGCCGCCAGCACCGCCTACTTCCGTTCGCTGTGGCTCGATCACGTCCTGAGCGGGCGGCTCCAGGGGGGCTACGCCTTCGGGTGGTCAGACGAGCCGGTGCCCCTCTTCGAGCGGTTCTACCTGGGCGGCCCCAATTCCATCCGAAGCCGGAAGAGCCGCGCGATCTCCCCGGAGGACAGCAGTGGGACCAGGATCGGCGGCAACAGCCAGCTCCTCGGGAACGTGGAGTACCTCGTCCCGCTCCCCTTCAACGTCCGGGCCGCCCTCTTCTACGACGTCGGCAACGTCTGGGGTCCCGACATCGCCGCGGGGGACAAGTTCGACGCGCTGGACCTGCGCCATGCGGCGGGCCTCGGCCTCCGGTGGGCATCGCCCTTCGGACCCCTCAGGGTGGACTATGGCGTCAATCTCGATCGGCGAACCGGGGAGAAGTTCGGCCAGTTCCACTTCTCGGTGGGCTCACCGTTCTGA
- a CDS encoding ATP-dependent Clp protease ATP-binding subunit: MFERFTERARRVIILAREEAGRFRHDFVGTEHILLGLIRDGEGIATAVLQRLGLRLETVKAEVERALAGFPKTLTFGEVPFTPQAKRVLELSIEEARQLGHNYIGTEHLLLGLMKEGQSIAAKILESLGARLDEVRQETLSLLGDQYYPRPKKRSQTPVLDEFARDLTQLARENKLDPVIGRETEIERVIQILARRTKNNPVLIGEPGVGKTAIVEGLAQRIVGHEVPDVLAQKRLLQLDLGALVAGTKYRGQFEERLKAVMKEIRQSENVVLFLDELHTLIGAGAAEGAIDASNMLKPALSRGEIQTIGATTLDEYRKYIEKDGALERRFQPVIVRAPSVVESVEIIKGLRHKYEAHHRVKITDEAIDAAVKLADRYITDRQLPDKAIDVIDEASSRTRLMALTPPPEIKELGREVERVVREKDMYLEAQEFEKAASLREKEKLLRGRDEELKREWDKRKGKGPQVVGEEDVEYIVSRWTGIPLSKLEEKESAKLARMEEALHGRIVGQSAAVAAVSRAIRRSRAGLKDSKRPVGSFIFLGPTGVGKTELARALAEYLFGDENALIRVDMSEYMEKFSVSRLLGAPPGYVGYEEGGFLTEKVRRRPYSVVLFDEIEKAHPDVFNMLLQVLDDGRLSDSVGHVVDFKNTILIMTSNLGTSFIGKRTAPGFLPEGEDASHEKMKERVLEELRRAFRPEFLNRIDDTIVFHALSREDITAIVRLMLGRINAQLADKGISIEPTQAALDMLVEKGFDATYGARQLRRTIQKHVEDPLAEAIVRGQVSVGARLELEVEGDNFVFREAQAAESRLALAER, translated from the coding sequence GTGTTCGAACGGTTCACCGAGCGGGCGCGTCGAGTCATCATCCTGGCGAGGGAGGAGGCGGGCCGTTTCCGCCACGACTTCGTCGGGACCGAGCACATCCTGCTGGGCCTGATCCGCGACGGTGAGGGGATCGCCACGGCCGTGCTGCAGCGCCTCGGGCTCCGGCTCGAGACGGTGAAGGCGGAGGTGGAGCGGGCCCTGGCCGGCTTCCCCAAGACCCTCACCTTCGGGGAGGTTCCCTTCACTCCCCAGGCCAAGCGGGTGCTCGAGCTGTCCATCGAGGAGGCTCGCCAGCTCGGCCACAACTACATCGGCACCGAGCACCTGCTCCTCGGCCTCATGAAGGAGGGGCAGTCCATCGCGGCCAAGATCCTCGAGTCCCTGGGCGCCCGACTGGACGAGGTGCGCCAGGAGACCTTGTCCCTGCTCGGGGACCAGTACTACCCGCGCCCCAAGAAGCGTTCGCAGACACCGGTGCTCGACGAGTTCGCGCGCGATCTCACCCAGCTCGCCCGGGAGAACAAGCTCGACCCCGTCATCGGGCGCGAGACCGAGATCGAGCGGGTCATCCAGATCCTCGCCCGCCGGACGAAGAACAACCCCGTGCTGATCGGCGAGCCGGGGGTGGGCAAGACCGCCATCGTCGAGGGTCTGGCCCAGCGGATCGTGGGCCACGAGGTGCCCGACGTCCTGGCTCAGAAGCGCCTCCTCCAGCTCGACCTGGGGGCGCTCGTCGCGGGGACGAAGTACCGGGGGCAGTTCGAGGAGCGCCTCAAGGCGGTGATGAAGGAGATCCGCCAGTCCGAGAACGTGGTGCTCTTCCTTGACGAGCTGCACACCCTGATCGGCGCGGGTGCGGCCGAGGGGGCCATCGACGCCTCCAACATGCTGAAGCCGGCACTCTCCCGCGGCGAGATCCAGACCATCGGCGCCACGACGCTCGACGAGTACCGGAAGTACATCGAGAAGGACGGCGCGCTCGAGCGCCGCTTCCAGCCGGTCATCGTCCGGGCGCCCTCCGTGGTGGAGTCGGTGGAGATCATCAAGGGGCTCCGCCACAAGTACGAGGCGCACCACCGCGTGAAGATCACCGACGAGGCCATCGACGCGGCGGTGAAGCTGGCCGACCGCTACATCACCGACCGCCAGCTGCCGGACAAGGCCATCGACGTGATCGACGAGGCCTCCTCCCGGACCCGCCTCATGGCCCTCACGCCTCCCCCGGAGATCAAGGAACTCGGCCGGGAGGTGGAGCGAGTCGTCCGCGAGAAGGACATGTACCTGGAGGCGCAGGAGTTCGAGAAGGCCGCCTCCCTGCGCGAGAAGGAGAAGCTGCTCCGCGGACGCGACGAGGAGCTCAAGCGCGAGTGGGACAAGCGCAAGGGCAAGGGGCCGCAGGTGGTGGGCGAGGAGGACGTGGAGTACATCGTCTCCCGGTGGACGGGGATCCCGCTGTCGAAGCTCGAGGAGAAGGAGTCGGCGAAGCTCGCGCGCATGGAGGAGGCGCTTCACGGCCGGATCGTCGGCCAGAGCGCCGCGGTGGCCGCCGTGTCACGGGCGATCCGCCGCTCGCGGGCGGGCCTCAAGGACAGCAAGCGGCCGGTGGGCTCGTTCATCTTCCTGGGACCGACGGGCGTCGGCAAGACCGAGCTTGCCCGGGCGCTGGCCGAGTACCTCTTCGGCGACGAGAACGCGCTGATCCGGGTCGACATGTCCGAGTACATGGAGAAGTTCTCCGTCTCCCGGCTCCTGGGTGCCCCTCCCGGTTACGTCGGGTACGAGGAGGGCGGGTTCCTCACCGAGAAGGTGCGGCGGCGGCCGTACTCGGTGGTACTGTTCGACGAGATCGAGAAGGCCCACCCGGACGTGTTCAACATGCTGCTCCAGGTGCTGGACGACGGCCGGCTGTCCGACTCGGTGGGGCACGTGGTGGACTTCAAGAACACCATCCTCATCATGACGTCGAACCTGGGCACGAGCTTCATCGGCAAGCGGACCGCGCCGGGGTTCCTGCCCGAAGGGGAGGACGCCTCCCACGAGAAGATGAAGGAGCGGGTGCTGGAGGAGCTCAGGCGGGCCTTCCGGCCCGAGTTCCTCAACCGCATCGACGACACCATCGTGTTCCACGCGCTGAGCCGAGAGGACATCACCGCGATCGTCCGCCTCATGCTCGGGCGCATCAACGCCCAGCTGGCCGACAAGGGTATCTCCATCGAGCCGACGCAGGCGGCGCTCGACATGCTGGTGGAGAAGGGGTTCGATGCCACGTACGGCGCGCGCCAGCTCCGCCGGACGATCCAGAAGCACGTGGAGGACCCCCTGGCAGAGGCGATCGTGCGGGGCCAGGTGTCGGTCGGGGCCCGGCTGGAGCTCGAGGTGGAGGGGGACAATTTCGTCTTCCGAGAAGCCCAGGCCGCGGAGTCGCGACTCGCGCTCGCGGAGCGCTGA
- a CDS encoding ABC transporter ATP-binding protein, protein MSEPLLVAEELEKEYRVGPEVIRVLRGVTLTVGPGESVAVVGASGVGKSTLLHLIGALDRPSGGRVLFAGEDVFSRSESALARLRRTGVGYVFQFYNLLGEMTALENAMMPALLQRASWSEARARAAAALAEVGLSDRLAHRPGELSGGEQQRVAIARALVGAPRLILADEPTGNLDPKTSEVIWDLFLRLQAEHGLSFVIATHNHDLARKADRGYRLVDGRAVAWP, encoded by the coding sequence ATGAGTGAGCCGCTGCTCGTCGCCGAGGAGCTGGAGAAGGAGTACCGGGTGGGTCCAGAGGTGATCCGGGTGCTGCGGGGCGTAACCCTCACCGTGGGCCCGGGAGAGAGTGTGGCGGTGGTCGGTGCCTCCGGCGTCGGCAAGTCCACGCTCCTGCACCTCATCGGCGCGCTGGACCGGCCCTCGGGCGGGCGCGTGCTCTTCGCCGGCGAGGATGTCTTCTCGCGCTCGGAGAGCGCGCTGGCGCGGCTGCGGCGGACGGGGGTCGGCTACGTCTTCCAGTTCTACAATCTCCTCGGGGAGATGACGGCGCTCGAGAACGCCATGATGCCGGCACTGCTCCAGCGGGCGTCGTGGAGCGAGGCGCGCGCGCGGGCCGCGGCGGCGCTCGCCGAGGTCGGCCTTTCGGACCGCCTCGCCCACCGGCCCGGGGAGCTGTCCGGCGGCGAGCAGCAGCGGGTGGCGATCGCGCGCGCGCTCGTCGGGGCACCGCGCCTCATCCTGGCCGACGAGCCCACGGGGAACCTGGATCCGAAGACGAGCGAGGTCATCTGGGATCTCTTCCTGCGGCTTCAGGCCGAGCACGGGCTCAGCTTCGTCATCGCGACGCACAACCACGACCTGGCCCGCAAGGCGGACCGTGGCTACCGGCTGGTGGACGGCCGCGCGGTGGCCTGGCCGTGA